A window of Pseudocalidococcus azoricus BACA0444 contains these coding sequences:
- a CDS encoding nuclear transport factor 2 family protein: protein MSASPVEVVENYLTALQAKDLTKLPLAENIIFTDPLAGTLTSKAAVVAFLSHILPILQTVTIHQHLLDHHRVVTRWDAQTTLGVINILEWFEITEDKIQVAQAFFDPRAMTQTT from the coding sequence ATGTCAGCATCTCCGGTTGAGGTCGTTGAAAATTATTTAACTGCTCTCCAGGCCAAGGATTTAACGAAACTCCCGTTAGCAGAAAATATTATCTTCACGGATCCACTGGCGGGGACGTTAACGAGTAAGGCAGCGGTGGTGGCATTTTTGAGTCATATTCTGCCCATTCTCCAGACCGTGACGATTCATCAACACCTGCTAGACCATCACCGAGTGGTCACCCGTTGGGATGCACAGACAACCTTGGGTGTCATTAATATTCTGGAATGGTTTGAGATTACTGAGGACAAAATCCAGGTTGCCCAGGCTTTTTTTGACCCGCGAGCAATGACCCAAACAACATAA
- a CDS encoding L,D-transpeptidase, translating into MADSRFMLAAHWRSSLRSLILISLLGLSPSWGIEAAQANQPAWQEWAIQSGQIATQSIATNLWLELNLTRRRLTLYLGNQALKTYPVAVGKPGWETPVGKFTVKEMIRNPDWANPFDGRVIRAGHPRNPLGRRWIGFWTDGQDWIGFHGTPDPQYVGQAVSHGCVRMKNHDIEELFEKVVLGTPVKVVR; encoded by the coding sequence ATGGCTGATTCTCGGTTCATGCTTGCTGCCCATTGGCGATCCTCACTGCGAAGTTTAATCTTGATTAGTCTTTTGGGGCTAAGTCCGTCTTGGGGGATAGAGGCGGCCCAAGCAAATCAACCGGCCTGGCAAGAGTGGGCGATTCAGTCGGGACAAATTGCCACCCAATCCATCGCAACTAACCTCTGGCTAGAATTGAACCTCACTCGCCGCCGTTTAACGCTTTATTTAGGCAATCAAGCCCTGAAAACCTATCCTGTGGCGGTGGGAAAACCGGGCTGGGAAACCCCTGTGGGAAAATTCACGGTTAAGGAAATGATTCGGAATCCCGATTGGGCGAATCCCTTTGATGGCAGAGTGATTCGGGCTGGACATCCCCGCAACCCCCTTGGCCGGCGTTGGATTGGCTTTTGGACCGATGGTCAGGATTGGATTGGCTTTCACGGGACTCCAGATCCGCAATATGTTGGCCAGGCCGTGTCCCATGGTTGTGTACGGATGAAAAACCACGATATCGAAGAACTCTTTGAAAAAGTTGTCCTTGGAACTCCCGTCAAAGTCGTTCGCTAA
- a CDS encoding Maf family protein, which produces MPTLILASASPARRQLLASVGILAQVQVSHVDETAFDHGDPQRLVQVLAQAKAAVIAQRLETPALVLGCDSVLVLEGEVYGKPQDAAEAILRWHQMRGKTGQLFTGHALLDSYQQKSLVNVDCTDVTFAPVSDAEIVAYVESGEPLACAGCFALDGRGGLFVSEIKGNPSNVIGLSLPLLRRMLQELGYQVTDFWQS; this is translated from the coding sequence ATGCCCACCTTGATTCTGGCCTCTGCTTCCCCAGCCCGTCGTCAACTTCTAGCCAGTGTGGGTATTTTGGCCCAAGTCCAGGTGAGCCATGTAGATGAAACGGCCTTTGATCATGGAGATCCCCAAAGGTTGGTTCAAGTCCTAGCCCAGGCCAAAGCAGCCGTGATTGCCCAACGCCTTGAGACTCCGGCCTTAGTCCTAGGTTGCGATTCAGTGCTCGTGCTGGAGGGGGAAGTTTATGGTAAGCCTCAAGATGCTGCGGAGGCGATTCTGCGTTGGCATCAGATGCGGGGGAAAACCGGCCAACTCTTTACGGGACACGCCTTATTGGATAGCTATCAACAAAAATCCTTAGTGAATGTGGACTGTACGGACGTGACCTTTGCCCCCGTCAGTGATGCCGAAATTGTCGCCTATGTGGAGAGTGGAGAACCCCTGGCCTGTGCCGGTTGCTTTGCTTTAGATGGCCGAGGTGGCCTATTTGTGAGTGAAATTAAGGGCAATCCCAGTAATGTTATTGGCTTAAGTCTGCCACTGTTGCGCCGGATGCTCCAAGAACTGGGCTATCAGGTTACGGATTTTTGGCAGAGTTGA
- a CDS encoding Crp/Fnr family transcriptional regulator, with protein METGDFSKLFPLFDAGSAEALGGMLGVAWQNDYPANRAILIEDAWGNAVYFILAGWVKVRRLGSNQTEHTLAILGPGDFFGEMAILDQAPRSTDVVALTRAEIMAIPSQKFTQVLLREPKLNYRMLQLMAQRLRQTNSRIEAIHYPPAVKLANVLVGLGQRYGQPSGGMTATLCNVPAKDLADMASISTEEAAKLLDRFATKGWLKVDPQAQTLNLLNLSQLRQLVEQQILAAGHG; from the coding sequence ATGGAAACCGGAGATTTTAGTAAGCTTTTTCCCTTGTTTGATGCGGGTTCAGCAGAGGCATTGGGGGGAATGTTAGGCGTGGCCTGGCAAAATGATTATCCAGCCAACCGGGCAATTCTGATTGAAGATGCCTGGGGAAATGCCGTCTATTTCATTTTGGCAGGCTGGGTCAAGGTGCGCCGCTTAGGGAGCAATCAGACTGAACATACCCTGGCGATTCTCGGCCCCGGCGACTTTTTTGGGGAAATGGCAATTTTAGACCAGGCCCCGCGCTCGACCGATGTTGTCGCCTTAACCCGGGCTGAAATCATGGCGATACCTTCACAAAAATTTACACAAGTTCTGCTGCGGGAGCCAAAGTTAAATTATCGGATGTTGCAACTGATGGCCCAACGGCTACGCCAGACCAACTCCCGTATTGAAGCTATTCACTATCCACCCGCAGTGAAATTAGCCAATGTCCTAGTGGGGTTAGGGCAACGTTACGGGCAGCCCAGCGGGGGAATGACAGCAACCCTCTGTAATGTCCCGGCCAAAGATCTGGCAGATATGGCTAGTATTAGCACAGAGGAAGCGGCGAAGTTGCTAGATCGGTTTGCTACCAAAGGCTGGCTAAAAGTTGACCCCCAGGCCCAGACTCTCAATCTGCTTAACTTGTCCCAGTTGCGGCAATTAGTTGAACAGCAAATTCTCGCTGCGGGTCATGGGTAG